CTGCCTAACTTTAGGCGGCCGGCCCCTCGGTCTCTTGGTCAAACTCGGCTGACCCGGATCCGGACCATCGGCGGCGCGCTTGGGGGGTCGGCCGCGCGGCCGGGGGATCTTGGCGGGGGCCAGGGGATCGACTGGTTTCGGCGGCCGGCCACGCCGCCTCGGGGCCGCGTCGGCGGGGCCAGCTGGGTCGGGGAGCTTGGGCTTGGGCGGCCGGCCGCGGCGGCGCTTGACGGGCGGAGGTGCCTCTGGCCCAGGGCGGAAGTAGCCGCTGCCGACCAGGAGGAGCTCGCCGGCCTCGGTCATGCGGGCGAGGTGTGCGGCCAGCTGCGAGGCGTGCGACGGCGGGAGCTGGCCTTCGTAGGACGACTCCACGTACTCGGCGATCGCCGACATGCTCGTCCCATCCTTGTCGCCGGAAGCTGCGACCGCAGCCAGTATCATCTGACGAAAGGCAAAGAGACGCTGATGATGatgaattagggttagggttacggCTTAGGGAGCAGAGAAGTGTACCTGAGGGTACGGAGGGAGGGAGTGGGTCCGCGGATCTTCTTCTTCTGTGGCCATTGTTGGACtgtaagacagagagagagactgtgtgtgtgtgtgcgcgtgtgagtgagagagagagagagagacgactgCTGCCTCTGCTACTGTTTTGGGGAGTAATAATTGGGAGGGAGACGTCTACATTTGGGGATCGGCAGTGCGGACGAATGGGAAAGCGAGCGAGCGAGGGAGGCTAACACTAATTAAACAAAAGCGgattaaaaatactaaaaatattaaattatattatataatatcatTATATTTGATATTATTGTTAGTGAAAAAGACATATTTTATCCGTAGGACACGTCAAAGTTGATGTCACACGCCACGTCGTACCCCCAAGATACTATTCGACACGTCTGATCCTGGCAATCTCGGGATGGTAACACCCCCGCACGTCAAGTTAGAATCCGTATTGATGTCGTGCTGTGTCCCTCACGTTAATCCACATACGACCGACCCTCTCAGAATAGTATAAAGACCTCTATCCCGACCttcaaaaaaaagagagaaaaagaaactactgacttgctcgttggaggggccaaagtcgggaatcacccgacgaagacTATTTTTACAGGAAGGTAGCCCAACCTCGTAAGTCGTGGACCGACGCCCCATGGCGAGTCATCAACCAACCCACCCCCCAACTCGAGGATCTAATCGGCTCCGACAACCAACTCAGCCGGCAAGAGGCTcctgacatcgacccgtggactaagccgtgctgactcatcagccacgacacATTCATTCCCCAATAGTtagtataataatatttaaattacaTTAATATCGAATGAGATTGACAGCTTCTTCTCTGACTTTCAATCTTCATAATGTGATCCATAGCATGAAAATTCTAACTTCTTCCAAGGCATTAGTTGTTACTTTAAATTACGACAGGATTCAAAACATGTATGTATCCATCACACCCTTATTTGGTGATTTTTTTCCATATCTaagtttctttttgttgattacTATGTTGAGATAATTACAATGAGATTATGTTGAGATACTATACAGATAATGAGACTGTCAGAACAGAAGTTGTGAAGGATTAATGTGAACTATAAGACTAATACCATTCAGTAAGGAATAGGAAATGTACTAATAGTGGCTTCTCTCCTACTTAGAATCTATTAGAATAATAATAGTGAGGAGCAGTGTTGGAGATTAGGTGTCCTGTGATATATGAGGGTAAGTTGGCATTAAACCATTTCCTTGTCTGTCTAGAAGACATGAGAAAAGTCATGATGTGAGGCTTTGGTATTTAAACTGGCAATAGGAGTAGTATTAGGTGTCAAGAGGAATTCCTTAGCTAAGGTCTTAATTTTTACCATCAATGACATATATTATCTCCAGCTTGCTGCTGTTCCAGCAAATGATAAGTCTAAGCTTGCAAATGGAGAacagtatgtatgtatgtgtcaaCTTTGAGAGGTGAAGCAGCTGAAAACCTGCACGATGAGGTTCAAACATGTCGTTTGGTATGCTCATCTCCCTCACACCACccaatgcaagagaagactattCCAGAGAATGAGATATATTATAAGCAGCTTTGATCTCGAACCAAACCAACCAAGTTCACACCATGCATCCAAGaagtcgctctctctctctctctctactcctCCCACTGCTTCCATCATTTGAAGGTGGATAAGATTTTTGTCATGCAACAGCAATTTATGAGCAGAAAACTGGatatatatatagtgaataaATGAGGACTCACACCATGCATACACCCTTCACGTTTCACCGGGAAGATAATTGCATATCAGCAATAATATTAATGATATATATGCATCACAGATTTCAATGTTGAATATTATGCAGCTATCATCTCCAAGTTAAAGTTGCATCAGCCTGGGGTTCCTCACAGAAGATAAAACCAAGAAACTGCAACAAGAATGTTCCCAACTCATGACACAGCTTATCAGAAATCGACAGAG
This genomic stretch from Musa acuminata AAA Group cultivar baxijiao chromosome BXJ3-9, Cavendish_Baxijiao_AAA, whole genome shotgun sequence harbors:
- the LOC103999444 gene encoding HMG-Y-related protein A, which translates into the protein MATEEEDPRTHSLPPYPQMILAAVAASGDKDGTSMSAIAEYVESSYEGQLPPSHASQLAAHLARMTEAGELLLVGSGYFRPGPEAPPPVKRRRGRPPKPKLPDPAGPADAAPRRRGRPPKPVDPLAPAKIPRPRGRPPKRAADGPDPGQPSLTKRPRGRPPKVRQQFTEVGFV